A window of Schistocerca cancellata isolate TAMUIC-IGC-003103 chromosome 1, iqSchCanc2.1, whole genome shotgun sequence genomic DNA:
TGTGAATGTTCATTATGGTTCTGCTGTCCCAAACTTTAGTCTCTTTAGCACTGAGGATATGAAGAGCCACAGTcttatctacaaaaatttaatgctaaacacaaaaaatgtgatgcataaattacattttatgtgaatatgaaGAGCTGAAACAGTATTCTAATGGGACAACCTATATTTAAGTTtaatctttgatttaaaaattaataGTGATGCTGAACATAGGAAATATAGTTACTGAAACATTAAAAATTGTCTGCAAAGTATCCAAGCGCTACACAGCAGTTACTCACCCTATAACCTATTTCTAGAACATCTATTGGGTCATTATCTCCTTTACAGCCAGTAGATTCGTCTAGGACTTCTGGATTTTCCCatgtctgaaaacaaaaatcagAAGGTGTAATAACACAATGTTCCACATGTCAGAGAGAAGCaatatagattattattattatagtatgtCATTTAATTCACGTTTTGGGATTTATTTATGACAAAAAAACTAAGAATGCAAAGTGATAAAAATGCTATTCATGACAGAAGCattcacgagagagagagagagagagagagagagagagagagagagagagagcaactgaTTTAGAAGGCTACTTTTACATTTCATTTAATTGCTAACTGAGAAACCCGGCATTACACAGGTATTTAGAGTTGTGGTCGAGACTTGGTAAGCGTGGACTTTATTTTTGACTCAAAGCTTCTTTCTATGGAACATTTCACGCAGTACAATCGAGGACATGAAGCGCTAGTTTGCTTCACAAACATGGGGGAGAGCTATTTAAAGCTATCTGTGCAAAAAGTAACCGACACTAAGGTTCACATCTACAACATGCAGCCTGGTGCTTTATTTATCCTCATGAATTTAAGTTTACCAGGTACTGTACATGTTTAAAGTGAAATAATGAATTGTTAGAAAGAAACAGGACTTATACTATAAAATATCTAATACCTGGGTCACTTCCTGTCAAAATTTCCACTTCTATGATGTTTTGTTGGAAAATTAAGGCTCTGCGAGTGAAGAATTCTGATGAGCGAGATAATGCATGACACTCTTGATAAGATTTATGTCATGCCTTACTTTCCGACAGTGTTTCAAAAAAGTTACTTGAAGCCTCACTTTTCTCAATTCACAGCAAGTCTCACCTCGATATTTTCACTGGATTCATCAGAGGGCAACATCTTCAGCATTTTTTTACGCTGGTGCATTCAGAAAGACTACTATTTTCTAGCCTTTTTaattcataaacaaaacaaaatcaaaatgtaatgaatAGCTACCAAATCACAAAGCTAACTTAATAAAGTCtttttcctagcaaagaatataaataaagaatcaaAGGACCCAAGGCAATGTCAAATTTTTACAACAAAGCAAAAATAAGTTAAGCTGTGtgtcctagccaagtaaattcactGCTAGTTTGTATTTATAAAGTTAAGATTGTGGCACTTATTTCTGCCACTGACATGAACTTCTGAAAATGCATCTGACACCGAGTTAAGAAATTAACATTGCCATCCATTGGTCCTCTGGTGTATTATGCCTTTATGATTAAACATCCAAGCCACTAAGCTGAGGAGAGAATTTCCAGTGAAACTTCAAGTTATATTTTTTCCCATGGCCCTAttctgatgaaataaagcctgCACATTACCCCAAGCTACACTAACAACCTGTAAAAACCCTATGAAGatttgtctagtagttttggagattagcttgTTTGGACAGATAACGGTTTAGTAGGATAGATGACCATTAGCCAACTCCCACATGTAATGAGCTGCCACTTAAGAACTAAGAACTATCAACAATGCCCTATCTACTAGTTTCTGAGAAAGTTGCAAAACAGTGGGGAATGTGAAACTACTGATTTCCAAATACCTCACATGGGGatgtcaaacaatgggaaatccagcatggaagctactcaccatatagcagagatgctgagtcgcagatgggcacaacaaaacaactctcacaattgtagctttcggccattaaggccctcGTGAACAACAGAcggggccttaatggccgaaatctagaactgtgagtctttttgttgtgcctatctgtgactcagcatctccactgtatgatgagtggcaactttccttctcacaaaATTGTCACATGGGGATGTCTGACAACTACCGATATTTCGAAAGGTGCACAGCCTGTCATTTTCAGGGTGTGCATGCACAGAATCAAGCAAAAACTTCAATCTTGTGTGACATTCATGCTCAATACACCAGGCTTTCACAGTCCTCATGGTCTGATGAATACAACATGCAATAactccaagggatacgatagacaTCCACCTCACGCAAACCAAGGTATTTCTGTACATTCCTAAAAGGTCCCTAAATTTTGATAATGATTGAAAAGcacattttttataaaattttcacaGAATATGGCCATTCCAGTTGCAAATAACACCTGCTTACGATAAAGTACCACAAACTCTGGTGCCCTATTATCACTCGTGATTCATGGTTGGTCAATAATATAATGTACATCTCATCTATCTTTTATAACAACCATTCTAAGGAAAAACGGTCTAACTCCGTTGACAATTTCTGGGTCTGAGATGATGTGGGCCCTCTTTGTCATGGTCCGGAATACCCATCcctgctgagccggatggtgacaaccacCAGCCTGTAGATACAAATCAGTATGCATTGGCTTCCTATGAATGGCATGTTTCCCTGTACCACCAACCTTCCCCCTAGCAAACACATGAAGGATGGTAAGGCAGCCACCCTGCAGCATTTTCATCATGAAAAACTAACATTCAAGTGGATTTAATTCCAATGTTCTAAAAATCCACTTAATTTTCACCTTCATGATGCCACATAATAACAgtatcaaagaagaagaagaaaacaatagCAGCAAGGTGTTTTGCTATGCAGTAAGCCAGAGCATCAAGGTTACTGGAAACAGGACCAAGAGAGGAGCCCTTCTGCCTCTTCTGAAGGCCTTATGTAGTGGGGGTCAGCACAATAataattaagactcttgatagtgaaAATGATAGGGTGTGCACCTGTTGAAATATGGGCAGTGAGGCTGTGCTTGTGCCGCCACTCTTAACCATCCCAAAAACAATTTTTACAAATTCTAGCAAGTCAACACTTTGCAGCATGAGCTGCTATGGCCATCCACTGCTATTTTTGTGTATTTCTTCTTTGTTCATCCCGTATTATATTACTCCAGTTACAATCTGCATTCTCAGTATTATCAATTCTGTTCTCTTAAAACTTTATTACTAAGTATCACCtaatctttcctcattaccttttcACCATTTATCCGTAAATTTCTCAACATTTCCCtgcctttcattcatttccatttgCAACTCATGATTCTGTTTaggttttagttacatttttgtCTTCAGAAGGCGCAGGTACTCATTACAGATACTTTTAGCAAAGAATGTCCTCTTAATTAGATTTAAGTTCTGATAAAACCAGTGTCAAATTCTTTGTTTCACAAGTAAGGAATGAGTAATGGGTCATCACTACTGTCATTGGAGATTAAGCAATAGCTTGGATTTCAGAAGAAATCTGGGAGGGCACAACTTACAAATTCGCTATCTGAAGGGTCTTTGCAGTATTTGCCTTAGTTGGTTTAGATAACCTATATAACATATGATAGCCAGACTGGAGTTTGATTCCTCTAACGAAACAGAGCTTTAAGCTGAACACTATCATCTCATTCTGCTGTCTCATAAGACATCAAAAattagcaaattaaacattttcctACATaagatcatatttatttgaagGAAGTGTATTACATCAACTGAAAATTACTTATTACATGCCACGACTGACAATATGTGAAGTGAACAAACTTTCAAGGTGACGCTCAATATGATACGTTTTCCTTTTATAATTTACCAATGATTATTTCATATTTTGATACTGTTGTCATTAGAGATGAGACAGAGCAATAGGGAGTGATGACATTCTGGAAGCACGCCTAAAAATGGTAGTGTGTTCAGTGTGATGTATTGAAAGGGCTTAGATCAAGATGCCCAGGAAAATGATTTGAACCACAGGTATCTCAAACTAAATCCAGATTTAACTACTGTAGGACATAACTATGAAGTTTCATTACGAGGCACTGATCACTGGGTTCATAATTAAACATCTTCAGATCAACTTCCCATTTATTTCTAACATGGAAAGAAGTCTGTAATCAAGAAGAAACTTGCCAGTTTGGAAGAAAGAAGAACAGTAATACTACATACACCTCAGTATTACAGCAATTATTTTGTGAACAGAGAGCTTTATTTTGTGATACAGACAATTTCATTTTGACTGTTGCTGATAGctttcttattattggtaaaaaCTTTATGTTTATGATGTAGtcattcttctactgaatttcctaAAACAACTCCATTCTGTGAAGTTTTCCCTTGATGGACAACATGTGACTAGCTTTCTCTCAGTCTTCAGAGGTGACTATTGCTACAAGTTTTTTTGATGAGAAAGTCACCTGcagagtttccagaatgaattttcactctatgGCAGGTATGCATtgctctgaaacttcctgacagattaaagccgTGTGCCAGACTGTGACTCCGACTTGGGACTTTTGTCTTTAGCAAGCAAATGCTCTACTGacagctatccaaacacgactcaaaTCATCCTCTTGTCACTGTAGTAACCTTTTTTCCAAGAGTAGTAAtattgcaaggtatgcaggagtactgtgaagtttggaaggtacaagatgaggtactggcacaaATAATGCTGCGAGGGTGGGTTTCGAGTTGCCCTTGGATAGCTCAGTATGTGCCTGCAAAGGATAACCGTCCCAGGTTAGAGTCCAGGACTGGCGTGGAGTTTTAACCAGCCAAGAAGTTTGCATgcacaataatatttttattattgtagCAACACAACCTTTTATTTTGAGCCATATTCCGTTGTGTTGAAATAGTTGTGGTAAAGTGACAATCTAATGAATATGCCTATATGGTTTTGCCAGCTCTTCTTTTTCGCACATGGTTAAGCATGGTTTATGGTGGGATCCTAGTTGTAGGAGCTAAGTTTTTAAATTCATCACTTACTTGGACATTACGAcactaatcatctcctcctttctgTGCcactgtgcacatcttgtgaataacagtGTTTAGGAGCGTTACCAAGAACTGTTGATACTGTAGGCATGTAACGCCCAAACCATTTTTGTTAGCTGACCCAGTACGTCAATCCCCTGGTCAAGACAATAAAGGCAAATTTTTCCACTGAACAACATTTGAGGAAACTGCTTTTGATGCTGTTCTGTATCACACAATACACAACAGTCGTTACAGATAAAATACTGACCCTGGGACTCTAATAAATGGAAACAAGATCTCAGCGCACAACAGTGGCACAGGACAGCAAGCTGCATGATGCAAAGAGCAAATGGTTACTGCTGTTCTGGGGGTGAAGGTCTGGTAATTGCAGATGGCTGCTGCAGCCTCTAGTCCAAGCTGTTCCCCTTTGTGCACCTCACCTCATTACTTTCTCCATTGTTGTCAACAAGTCTTTTTCAACAGCCTATATGATGTGAATATTTATGAATCATAAAACTGAGTACCGGAGCAGAAAGTTATTATACTGTCCTCAAAATCACTATTACTGCAACAGTTTTTTGCACACAGTAcaaaaatcaaatacaaattttacTCAGCTGAACCCCGACAAGGACTGGAAGGTTGGAACAAGAAAATAACTCATTTAGtgacaaattattacaaaaatgtaattgtggATGTAAGTACTCATAAGGGTAGCTCCCCATCGCAACACCTCAGGTTTAGGGCAAGATGTCCCAGTGGGAAGCCCATAAAAATGgaacacacatcaagcatgaaaacaggtggGTGAgctgaaatgtgaaaaaagaagcaaaatataaacagtgaatggtccaagctcaaaATGTGCAGCAGAGGAAATCTGAATAACCATGGCATTGTGGTTATGTGGTCACTTTGTTCGACTGCGAAGGAAATCTTCATATCTGCCTTTTACTCTTTTCTTAAAATTATGAGCTGTCCATCATTGACGTGtgtgttcactgtattcaaatttgtgtgtgtacGCTGTGGTGCAACATCTGTTTGCAACAGTGAGATTTAAGGAAGGGACCACGAGCTGTACTTACCTCCATTTGTTCCACACAACGGAAatatggaagcgtccgatcccgcccgtctgctttgacccatgacgtcacaaatatggcggaaacaaaaacacacactttccacaagaagcctaatgacactaacaggacaagtgtgggaaatggggtgttttgggtggggggaaaactaaatataaataaatttatacgccttgcgtagctacaacgtgtaggtgaagacagccatgcatgaatacccacccacctccccaagggtcgtaacccctgcaacccatagaagataaagatgcttcagtagccgattagtgttttttgtctttcttaaaaaaatctcacgggatagaacgaacagatcagaaagataaataaaataagataaaacagaactggagacagccacactcaaaccaaactccgcgccgtcatgacgtcacacacaacacccttacgtcaagggtcaaagccgacgcgtgggatcggacgcttctgtcgaccccacacAAGTAACACTTgagttttgcagtctgttttggaGGTTTTGacaaattcctttgttgtaacatagttttcatttctgtgggaGAGGTAAGCTGCttcttgcctgctctcactattcaataCATTTACTTGCAGTGGTAACATATTCTTACTACATGACATTTTATACTGAGTGTACAGTATGACATTTCCAAGACAATAAGAGCAGAACAGACCCATCAATGACTGCACCGGCGGTTCATAAAATAGTGACAAAAAACTTGGGCATGAGGGACATTGAACCCAGACTCCCActctgcagtccaacaccgtgaccatacAACACTGACACCATTATTCTTGCAATGTGGTCGATGTTGCAGACCTTGAGCTTCGACcattcactgtttatattttgcttcttttatcaTGTTTCAGTACATCTGCCAGTTTTCATGCTTGAtgcgtgttcagtttttgacagactATTCAATGGGCCATTTTACAactaaatttggggggggggggggtgtgtgtgcaATGAGGTGTTTCCCTGGTCAGAAACACAGTGTACTGAATCTCAGTGGATGTGCAAATTTCAGACCATAAGCAGTTGAAACTATTTATTGAGCTGGAAAGATTCTGGTCACTTTCCAGCTAATTCAGGTTTCTATGGTCTCTGAATAATTCCAGCAAATTCTGACAGTACTGATATCTTTAACAATGCCACAGTTAAATCATTCATCTGAGCTGTATCCATATTCTGGTGATAGAGGTACATTTCATTTAAATGCAATATAATGAAATTAGTGTATTGCAGAGACCATGTAAATCATAACGCAGGTGTAAATGCACGTACAGTGTCTGCAGCTTACGCTAGAGTTTTCTGCTGTTGGCATAGGTTGTGAGATGTGAATAACTGAAGGCATGAGTCTGATGTGGGCAGCAAATCACACTGTTTGTAGTTTCTCACGATTAGTAAATAAAGTTAGCTGGTATTTTGTATCACTTACAACAATCTAAACTAAATCACAACTCTGAAGAGCTTGAAATATTTAGAAAGAGCAGCCAAATATTTGTGGTAACATTATATGACTGGGTGAGTAAATGGCTAGCATATACTAGTACCTTAATGGCCATAACCAACAAAACTGCCAATAGCCGCATGCAATGAACGAGATGTGAACACTATAAATGTACTTTAGCCACCCCAAACATTCAGTTGCTATGAAGATTCTCAGCAATGGAATAGGAGCAGTTGCCCAACAAAATAATTCAgtaccacacaaaaaataaatttttactttatAACCCAGCACAGCATTTCAAACAGATTCCCTTTATTTAGAACTAGTCATGCAAGAGAGCAAATGGACTTCAAACTGACCATCAGCTTTGACCAGTAACAACGGATTATGGCAGCATGTATAAAGTTATGGCAATTGAATCATTCACAGTCAACTGACCTACGACATAAGATCCTTTGTTACGATTACTGAATGGCCTTAAGCAGCAATTCAGAAACAGCATACTAAGGTTACATGTCGTACTGATATTTGCAACTATGTTGTCACAAAGTAGATGGCCagtttcagtaccacctcattattgTGTGTAGCTTCTATGTGTGGAATGGAAGAATTACCTGTGGAAGTGCACCATAATTCCATATATAACCATGGTGGGGGAAACAGTTCGCCACATATCTGAGTTTCCCTTTCTTCACATCTTGCTTAATAGGGTTCAGAACTTCCTTCAGATTGATCTACAAAAATAAGAGTTTTGTTTATACATTCGAATCTTGTCAGTCACAAATTAGAGAATTGTGTGTCATTTGAAACTACtagcaaaatggctctaagcgctatgcaacttaacttctgaggtcatcagtcacctagaacttagaactaacctaaggacatcacatacagccatgcccgaggcaggattcgaacctgcgaccatagcggtcactcggttccagactgtagcacctagaaccgcacggccactcgggctggCAAACTACTAGCAAGTAACATGTTTAAGAACTTATTAGCCTTAATTATAGGCTATCAATGTCACTATTAAACTGTTTTATTATTAAATAGCTGTCTAATTTATTAGTTTACATACTACAAGTATTTAATGAAGAGCGAAGCTACTCTGAGATACATAAATGAACTTCACGAACACCAACGAAATTAGGTATATTTTGACAAGCCTCTGGATATAGAGTTAACATTTTGTGTTCTTCCAACTCTGCTAGTTTATTACTCCAAGATTACATCTGAAATTTTAACAAAAAGTTAACTAAGGATCAGCACTGTATTCTGCAAACCTGTATCCACACGGTATAGCTGCTGTATTAAAGTCACTCTTTAGTTAGATAGATATCTAACTTGGCACAGAAATAATTACCTCCATTTTCGCGTTTGTCCACCTCGGAACTTCCACAACCATGTTGAATATTTTGTTACCGGCATCGGCATAAAGAGGAATGTCATGCAACGGAGAAATAGGGCCTTTCTCATTTTCTGCAAAAAAATTTACAACTTTAGTATAGCATTACGGTTTTTATACTTCACTACATTATACTAACAACAGTCACATCGGTGCACTAGAATTTAGTATGAATATTAAAACGGCAATAGAACCATGTACACACCTTCATTGTGTTACCAAATATTAATAGTAAGTCGATATTTTCAGAGCAGAACTTTACGAGCTCTGTCAAGTCATGTCCTTCATCTGAGTACATATGGCCTTGAACTATATATTTTATCAAAATGTACATATTGGTCTACTTGTCAAGACCGGGTTCCATATGATAACACTTATCCCGTATGACCAAGCAACGTTAATACTTACTGAAATATATCCTATATTCCAAGCTGTTTGGAGCTCCTCGTTCTACTGTAGaatacatttttcttctcaacGAATTTACAAGTACACCAGCCACAGCACCACCTGCGGACAAATGAACACACCGCTGTTTAGCACAGTCCGCTAACACGTGCGTAACAGTTCTGAGCATCCTGCCATCTAGTGGCACTATCTTGCTTCACAAGGTCGACCGACAGCTGTAACATCGACCGACCAATGGGAATTGATTCGTTATCTTCTTGTCAGTAGTTGCATACAATTTAGCATCTCAAATTGATCTGTCGAACCTGATTACTAGAGTTAGAAACAAACGATATCATATCACGACAACAGGTTTACCCACGAGAAAACGAGTGTTATCCTTAATGTGACGTGTATCTTTTCCGAGAAGTATAGTTGCGAATGATGCTGCATGTAAGGCGTCTCACTCAAATATCATTACAGTCTTTGTTTTTCTGTTCTACTCCTTCCGGCAGCTTATTTAATTCTTTAAAGTAGTGTAAGCATCCTACGACGGCCTTAATTTTTAATGCAGTATTTTACTTTCACCACTCTGAGGATTCGGAATCCAATCGTGACGCTCTGTAACTCACGACGGAACATGCAGGAGAGTTTTTGAATCAACATCAGGGTACCACATGGAACTGTTAAAAAGCAGTAACGACGCGGAATTCCATTAAGCCATTACTGACACCTGTCATAGTTTCTAGTTCGACTTAGAGAATATTTTCGCGGAAAACTTCCATTCCCTGCAGGTAAATCTAAAGTTCATTTAACTATGATTTTTACTAAGATAACGGGAATTTAATGGACTCACAATTGTTGTTACCTGGTCCACAAACTGTCACTGTGATTGTCAAATGATTTTAATTATTATTCACGTAACGTAATAGGATTTTGTATGTTTCAATGGTCctattaaaaataataacaattatgTGTAAATTTACGCCAGTTTACATATCTGCGGCTTAAATGAAAACGGAAGTCATTCTTTTTGCATACTAATATTGTAAGTACACAATGTTTCATTATATCTGCGTACTTAGATAGCGATAATTCTTTAagtaaacaaattgtaaaatattttctctCGACAATACCTAGTTTTACTAAAATCGGCTAGATCTTACCGGAAAGCACGACTCGTTGTCACAGTCACTAAATCCGGAAGATGGAACGGTGTCAGAGAATAGCAGTGTTATCAGTGAGATAAAATTGTTGCAGCGATAAAATCTTCGTGATGGCCCAGTACGTAAATGGCACTCTGGTCAATGTCATCCTTATCGTCGTCTGGATAGTACTTAACCATCACGCAGTAAGCTATGTGACACTGATGCGTGAACTTTTTTTTGCGATTTATTGGTTGAGGTCTAAATCTCGTTCCTCTCTTGATACTCGTTTGAGAATAATCAATGTATTGCCACATTAATAAAATGTTAACCAAGTGGACAACCTACAGTGAAACGGAGATCATAGCTGCAGGAGCAGACAGCTGGGTTTATAATTTATGTACCGTGAGGAATTTTCACAGAATATGGTCACATATGAGTAATTTTGATAAACGTAAATGGAAGGAGTGCAGACCCGATCACTCACTGGAATCAGACACAATAGTAAAAATATCCACGAGTATCCTTCTAC
This region includes:
- the LOC126093054 gene encoding inorganic pyrophosphatase isoform X1, giving the protein MLRTVTHVLADCAKQRCVHLSAGGAVAGVLVNSLRRKMYSTVERGAPNSLEYRIYFKNEKGPISPLHDIPLYADAGNKIFNMVVEVPRWTNAKMEINLKEVLNPIKQDVKKGKLRYVANCFPHHGYIWNYGALPQTWENPEVLDESTGCKGDNDPIDVLEIGYRVAKRGEVLQVKVLGAIALIDEGETDWKIIAIDVNDPAADQLKDVGDVEKHFPGLLKATVEWFKIYKIPDGKPENQFAFNGEAKNQEFAHHVIEDVHKYWQGLVKGEAEAGGISCVNVTIADSSFRIETEDAEEVVSKSPAPSAGSEPEPIVDKWHFIHLK